In Primulina eburnea isolate SZY01 chromosome 3, ASM2296580v1, whole genome shotgun sequence, one DNA window encodes the following:
- the LOC140826883 gene encoding GDSL esterase/lipase At1g09390-like translates to MQLKDRRRWEQSKHRSIYSPATVMSCLHNYCCIAVFVFLLLPHSLLSHCTRPPVIFNFGDSNSDTGGLVAGLGFAVSLPNGRAFFGKSTGRLSDGRLIIDFLCQNLSTSLLSPYLESLGSNFSNGANFAIVGSSTLPKNVPFALNIQVKQFTHFKARSTELVNAGVNGVLGNDRFSDALYVIDIGQNDLADSFTKGLSYVQVINKIPSVLAEIEDAVKEIYDQGGRKFWVHNTGPLGCLPQKLAQVQNDSLDSFGCISSYNEVAQLFNEGLRKLCQELRSDMKDMSVVYVDVYSIKLDIIANSSTYGFSSPLMACCGSGGPPYNYDKRVSCGFPGYQVCDQQSQFVSWDGVHYTEAANALIASKILSADYSMPNVNFEFFCR, encoded by the exons ATGCAATTGAAAGACAGACGTCGGTGGGAGCAATCAAAGCATCGGTCTATCTACTCTCCTGCAACTGTCATGAGTTGTCTTCACAATTACTGCTGCATCGCCGTCTTCGTCTTCCTTCTCCTCCCACATTCTCTTCTTTCTCACTGCACCAGGCCTCCTGTCATCTTCAATTTCGGCGATTCCAACTCCGACACCGGCGGACTCGTCGCCGGCCTCGGTTTCGCCGTCAGTTTACCCAATGGTAGAGCTTTCTTTGGCAAATCAACCGGCAGGCTTTCCGACGGACGACTCATAATCGATTTCCTCT GTCAGAATCTAAGCACAAGTCTTCTAAGCCCATATCTGGAGTCATTAGGTTCCAACTTCTCAAATGGTGCGAACTTTGCGATAGTAGGGTCTTCCACGCTGCCTAAAAATGTACCCTTTGCACTGAATATTCAGGTCAAGCAGTTTACACATTTTAAGGCTCGTTCTACCGAACTCGTTAATGCAG GAGTCAACGGTGTTCTTGGCAATGATAGGTTCAGTGATGCTCTCTACGTCATTGACATCGGACAAAATGACCTTGCCGATTCATTCACTAAGGGCTTATCCTATGTGCAAGTTATCAACAAGATTCCATCTGTATTGGCAGAAATCGAGGATGCTGTTAAG GAAATATACGATCAAGGAGGCAGAAAATTTTGGGTTCATAACACTGGGCCATTAGGTTGTCTACCACAAAAACTTGCTCAAGTTCAAAATGATTCACTCGATTCATTTGGATGCATTTCAAGTTATAATGAAGTAGCACAACTGTTCAATGAAGGATTACGCAAGTTATGTCAAGAATTAAGATCTGACATGAAGGATATGTCCGTTGTGTACGTGGATGTATATTCTATCAAGCTTGATATCATTGCCAACTCCAGCACATATG GTTTCTCGAGTCCATTGATGGCATGTTGCGGGTCTGGAGGACCACCCTACAACTATGACAAAAGGGTTTCATGTGGATTTCCAGGGTATCAGGTCTGCGATCAACAATCCCAGTTTGTGAGCTGGGATGGAGTCCACTACACCGAAGCAGCTAACGCCCTTATAGCCTCAAAGATACTTTCGGCTGATTATTCAATGCCAAACGTGAATTTTGAGTTCTTTTGTCGATGA
- the LOC140826863 gene encoding kinesin-like protein KIN-1 isoform X1, whose amino-acid sequence MLKRMRNIRVCALFRPLNEKERSDHGDAVCITGVDSESFIIKDEKQEEVEFCFDKAFYQGSEQADIYEFIALPIVKGIVNGVNGAIITYGQTGAGKTYTMEGPKLIDCEEKEKGLLPRVVDGIFDIIKHSNDMSKYMIKLSMVEIYMERVRDLFNLSKDNLQIKESREQGIFVSGVTEIPVSDSAEALHCLSSGIANRAVGDTQMNVVSSRSHCIYIFSIQLELEKERRSGKLILVDLAGSEKAEKTGAGGRVLEEAKTINKSLSALGNVINALTCASTVRGNHIPYRDSKLTRILQDAIGGDSHTTLLCCCSPSPSNASETLSTLRFGSRARHIKASALVNFKGDEDTNSTESVSLIKDESCEKILEKMKQRMKIEDVQLLEQLFILEGIFFDPKSTEKTEAAYEDVISTTISSLQEAVVLLATKVEELKNDKEALEKENKALKNQITTTQSSPFLWRICRWNT is encoded by the exons ATGCTGAAAAGGATGAGGAACATAAGAGTTTGCGCTCTGTTCAGACCTCTGAATGAGAAAGAAAGGTCCGATCATGGTGATGCCGTCTGCATTACCGGTGTTGATTCTGAATCCTTTATAATCAAG GATGAGAAGCAAGAGGAAGTGGAGTTTTGTTTTGATAAAGCGTTCTATCAAGGATCAGAGCAGGCCGACATATATGAATTCATCGCTTTACCCATTGTCAAGG GTATTGTTAATGGTGTGAATGGTGCCATCATTACATATGGACAG ACAGGAGCAGGAAAGACTTACACCATGGAG GGACCAAAATTAATAGATTGTGAGGAAAAAGAGAAAGGCTTGCTGCCAAGAGTGGTGGATGGCATTTTTGACATAATTAAACATTCAAATGACATGTCCAAGTACATGATTAAACTGTCAATG GTAGAAATATACATGGAGAGAGTAAG GGACCTTTTTAATCTGTCCAAGGACAATTTGCAGATTAAGGAGAGTAGGGAGCAAGGAATATTTGTGTCTGGAGTGACAGAG ATCCCGGTATCAGATTCTGCTGAGGCATTACATTGTCTTTCA AGTGGAATAGCAAACAGAGCCGTTGGAGACACCC AAATGAATGTAGTCAGCAGTAGAAGTCACTGCATATACATATTTTCAATCCAGCTGGAACTAGAGAAGGAGAGAAG GTCTGGAAAGTTAATCCTTGTAGACTTAGCGGGATCTGAGAAAGCAGAGAAGACTGGAGCTGGAGGCAGAGTTCTTGAAGAAGCAAAAACTATCAACAAATCACTGTCAGCACTTGGAAACGTGATAAATGCTTTAACTTGTGCTTCAACAGTAAGGGGGAATCATATCCCCTATCGTGACTCTAAGCTTACACGGATTTTGCAGGATGCTATT GGAGGAGACTCCCATACTACATTGCTCTGCTGCTGCTCACCAAGCCCATCAAATGCATCAGAGACCTTATCCACTCTTCGATTTGGTTCAAG AGCAAGGCATATAAAGGCATCAGCACTAGTAAATTTCAAAGGAGATGAAGACACCAACAGTACTGAATCAGTCTCATTGATCAAAGATGAGTCATGTGAGAAGATTTTGGAAAAG ATGAAACAGAGAATGAAGATCGAAGATGTCCAACTGCTTGAGCAGCTATTCATTTTGGAAGGAATTTTCTTCGACCCCAAGTCGACGGAAAAAACTGAAGCAGCTTATGAAGATGTTATATCAACCACTATTTCATCATTACAAGAAGCTGTCGTATTACTTGCTACCAAAGTAGAAGAG CTCAAGAACGACAAGGAGGCTTTGGAGAAGGAGAACAAGGCTCTCAAAAACCAGATCACAACTACTCAATCATCACCATTCCTGTGGAGGATTTGTAGATGGAATACATAG
- the LOC140826861 gene encoding shaggy-related protein kinase alpha-like encodes MASVGVAPTSGLREFGSHEMGVDRLSEEMHEIKIRDDKEMEATVVDGNGTETGHIIVTTIGGRNGQPKQTISYMAERVVGHGSFGVVFQAKCLETGESVAIKKVLQDKRYKNRELQTMRLLDHPNVVAFKHCFFSTTEKDELYLNLVLEYVPETVHRVIKHYNKLNQRMPLIYVKLYSYQIFRALGYIHRGIGVCHRDIKPQNLLVNPHTHQVKLCDFGSAKVLVKGEPNISYICSRYYRAPELIFGATEYTTAIDIWSAGCVLAELLLGQPLFPGESGVDQLVEIIKVLGTPTREEIKCMNPNYTEFKFPQIKAHPWHKVFHKRMPPEAVDLVSRLLQYSPNLRCTALDAMTHTFFDELRDSNTRLPNGRFLPPLFNFKPHELKGVPEEILIKLIPEHARKQCPFLGL; translated from the exons ATGGCATCAGTGGGTGTAGCTCCCACTTCTGGTTTAAGGGAGTTTGGCAGTCATGAAATGGGGGTCGATAGGTTGTCTGAGGAgatgcatgagataaaaatccggGATGATAAG GAAATGGAAGCAACAGTTGTGGATGGTAATGGGACTGAGACTGGGCACATAATTGTGACAACTATTGGTGGTCGAAATGGTCAACCAAAGCAG ACAATTAGCTACATGGCTGAACGTGTTGTTGGACATGGATCATTTGGAGTAGTGTTCCAG GCAAAATGCTTGGAGACCGGCGAATCTGTTGCCATAAAGAAGGTTCTTCAGGACAAGAGGTACAAGAACCGTGAGCTGCAAACCATGCGCCTACTTGACCATCCAAATGTTGTGGCCTTCAAGCACTGTTTCTTCTCAACTACTGAAAAGGATGAATTGTATCTTAATCTGGTGCTCGAATATGTTCCGGAAACTGTCCATCGAGTTATCAAGCATTATAATAAGTTGAACCAGCGGATGCCTCTGATATATGTGAAGCTGTATAGCTACCAG ATCTTCAGAGCATTGGGCTACATCCATCGTGGTATTGGAGTATGTCACAGAGATATAAAGCCTCAAAATTTGTTG GTGAATCCACACACCCACCAGGTTAAATTATGTGACTTTGGAAGCGCAAAAGTGTTG GTCAAAGGGGAACCCAATATCTCTTACATTTGCTCTAGGTATTATAGAGCACCTGAGCTTATATTTGGAGCAACGGAGTATACTACAGCAATTGACATTTGGTCTGCTGGGTGTGTGCTTGCTGAGCTACTTCTTGGACAG CCCCTTTTCCCTGGTGAAAGTGGAGTAGACCAGCTTGTTGAGATCATCAag GTTTTAGGTACTCCAACAAGGGAGGAAATTAAATGCATGAATCCTAACTACACCGAGTTCAAGTTTCCTCAGATCAAAGCTCATCCATGGCACAAG GTATTCCACAAACGCATGCCCCCAGAAGCGGTTGATCTTGTGTCAAGACTTCTACAATATTCTCCTAACCTGCGCTGCACTGCT CTGGATGCCATGACCCACACTTTTTTTGATGAGCTTCGTGATTCAAACACTCGTCTACCCAACGGTCGTTTTCTTCCCCCGTTATTCAACTTCAAGCCTCATG AGTTGAAAGGCGTCCCTGAGGAAATCCTGATAAAGTTGATACCTGAGCATGCTCGAAAGCAGTGTCCCTTCCTTGGGTTATAA
- the LOC140826863 gene encoding kinesin-like protein KIN-1 isoform X2 yields MRSKRKWSFVLIKRSIKDQSRPTYMNSSLYPLSRTGAGKTYTMEGPKLIDCEEKEKGLLPRVVDGIFDIIKHSNDMSKYMIKLSMVEIYMERVRDLFNLSKDNLQIKESREQGIFVSGVTEIPVSDSAEALHCLSSGIANRAVGDTQMNVVSSRSHCIYIFSIQLELEKERRSGKLILVDLAGSEKAEKTGAGGRVLEEAKTINKSLSALGNVINALTCASTVRGNHIPYRDSKLTRILQDAIGGDSHTTLLCCCSPSPSNASETLSTLRFGSRARHIKASALVNFKGDEDTNSTESVSLIKDESCEKILEKMKQRMKIEDVQLLEQLFILEGIFFDPKSTEKTEAAYEDVISTTISSLQEAVVLLATKVEELKNDKEALEKENKALKNQITTTQSSPFLWRICRWNT; encoded by the exons ATGAGAAGCAAGAGGAAGTGGAGTTTTGTTTTGATAAAGCGTTCTATCAAGGATCAGAGCAGGCCGACATATATGAATTCATCGCTTTACCCATTGTCAAGG ACAGGAGCAGGAAAGACTTACACCATGGAG GGACCAAAATTAATAGATTGTGAGGAAAAAGAGAAAGGCTTGCTGCCAAGAGTGGTGGATGGCATTTTTGACATAATTAAACATTCAAATGACATGTCCAAGTACATGATTAAACTGTCAATG GTAGAAATATACATGGAGAGAGTAAG GGACCTTTTTAATCTGTCCAAGGACAATTTGCAGATTAAGGAGAGTAGGGAGCAAGGAATATTTGTGTCTGGAGTGACAGAG ATCCCGGTATCAGATTCTGCTGAGGCATTACATTGTCTTTCA AGTGGAATAGCAAACAGAGCCGTTGGAGACACCC AAATGAATGTAGTCAGCAGTAGAAGTCACTGCATATACATATTTTCAATCCAGCTGGAACTAGAGAAGGAGAGAAG GTCTGGAAAGTTAATCCTTGTAGACTTAGCGGGATCTGAGAAAGCAGAGAAGACTGGAGCTGGAGGCAGAGTTCTTGAAGAAGCAAAAACTATCAACAAATCACTGTCAGCACTTGGAAACGTGATAAATGCTTTAACTTGTGCTTCAACAGTAAGGGGGAATCATATCCCCTATCGTGACTCTAAGCTTACACGGATTTTGCAGGATGCTATT GGAGGAGACTCCCATACTACATTGCTCTGCTGCTGCTCACCAAGCCCATCAAATGCATCAGAGACCTTATCCACTCTTCGATTTGGTTCAAG AGCAAGGCATATAAAGGCATCAGCACTAGTAAATTTCAAAGGAGATGAAGACACCAACAGTACTGAATCAGTCTCATTGATCAAAGATGAGTCATGTGAGAAGATTTTGGAAAAG ATGAAACAGAGAATGAAGATCGAAGATGTCCAACTGCTTGAGCAGCTATTCATTTTGGAAGGAATTTTCTTCGACCCCAAGTCGACGGAAAAAACTGAAGCAGCTTATGAAGATGTTATATCAACCACTATTTCATCATTACAAGAAGCTGTCGTATTACTTGCTACCAAAGTAGAAGAG CTCAAGAACGACAAGGAGGCTTTGGAGAAGGAGAACAAGGCTCTCAAAAACCAGATCACAACTACTCAATCATCACCATTCCTGTGGAGGATTTGTAGATGGAATACATAG